A single Calypte anna isolate BGI_N300 chromosome 5A, bCalAnn1_v1.p, whole genome shotgun sequence DNA region contains:
- the TMEM229B gene encoding transmembrane protein 229B, with the protein MAAAEPLTAFSRWYLYAIHGYFCEVMFTAAWEFVVNFNWKFPGVTSVWALFIYGTSILIVEKMYLYLKDKCNILVRCFIYTLWTYLWEFTTGLILRQFNACPWDYSQFDFDFMGLITLEYAIPWFCAAFIMEQLVIRNTLRLRFDETAEPGAPTVPIALANGHVKTD; encoded by the coding sequence atggcagcagcagaacctcTGACTGCTTTCTCCCGATGGTACCTCTATGCCATTCACGGCTATTTCTGTGAGGTGATGTTCACAGCTGCCTGGGAGTTTGTGGTCAACTTTAATTGGAAGTTCCCCGGTGTGACCAGCGTGTGGGCACTCTTCATCTATGGCACCTCCATCCTCATCGTGGAGAAGATGTATCTGTATCTCAAAGACAAGTGTAACATTTTAGTGCGCTGCTTCATTTACACCCTCTGGACATACCTCTGGGAGTTCACCACTGGCCTCATCCTACGCCAGTTCAATGCCTGCCCGTGGGACTATTCCCAGTTTGATTTTGACTTCATGGGCCTGATCACCCTGGAGTATGCTATCCCGTGGTTTTGTGCTGCTTTCATCATGGAGCAGCTGGTGATCAGGAACACCCTGCGCTTACGGTTTGATGAGACTGCTGAGCCTGGGGCCCCCACTGTCCCCATTGCCTTGGCCAATGGCCACGTGAAGACTGATTGA